In Syngnathus scovelli strain Florida chromosome 11, RoL_Ssco_1.2, whole genome shotgun sequence, one DNA window encodes the following:
- the brk1 gene encoding probable protein BRICK1 — protein MAGQEDPVQREIHQDWANREYIEVITSSIKKITDFLNSFDMSCRSRLATLNEKLTALERRIEYIEARVTKGETLT, from the exons ATGGCTGGCCAGGAAGATCCAGTGCAGAGAGAAATTCACCAAGACTGGGCCAACCGGGAGTATATCGAAGTAATCACGAGCAGCATCAAGAAAATTACTGATTTCCTTAACTCTTTTG ACATGTCATGTCGATCTCGCTTGGCTACCCTCAATGAGAAGTTGACAGCCTTGGAGAGGAGAATCGAATACATTGAAGCAAGA GTGACAAAAGGTGAAACCTTGACTTAA